One genomic segment of Arthrobacter sp. Marseille-P9274 includes these proteins:
- a CDS encoding PD-(D/E)XK nuclease family protein, with protein MMRVEFGWFLDRAPWAFRAPGLNAVRVGRLGLTALLQTRLGTTRPETTHTLRVNQYAARLRALDAPGAWFHRSFAVDPWGTAQDLLYARDELVANGWDGSLPDDEVSDLVHSLAGLEQVGLPLAPSLADDVSGLVSALDSPLPLGISVIELQHPSAALPAIWRTILGKLAARGVRVQEPHPQAEEAPIITVLETETEWEAAEHAARWLAAGERKETTAVVASRSTAVLDQHLSSHALPRLGISEKSAWRAQDQIVPLFMEVIWGPVNVQLLGEFLSLPLSPGPVRAKAARALLKALAEEPGTGGAAWEDALRSIADDEELGPGMATELDALFSGQLLVEDNGVSGADIVEKSRWLAGRLGSLAARDESSKTTSAQLQSLLTLLDGMPRVSRPDLRRMISSVVTETSSPFAAAEASPWLRLNHLNELMDDVDDVLWWGFQSSSPAPGRRWEERDVAALARLGVELPSPESLAALQVAQTVTAASRCKNLLIIQTTHQDGERVEGNPLLEALVAAQPVLPGPDGRQPGIAELVKRRKVTPGDVNNGADWALAGRSARLVPVPAREAAAPPLSFDIGQRPDLRPDSLSFSQLGNLIGCTLAWVLDRKVRLHVADAGSVPGGNKMIGTFMHKVVEELHRDLQAANQSVPTPDQVAAKIDQLLPQLASELLLPGRRSGLKHLHRVVGASVLKFFTTLSKAGIVIQSMEQKFEKDLALIVDGAEVSIPVTGSADVVGIDADGQRAVIDLKWHNRDKYRLAEVREGKSLQLTLYQWALNDDGDEVPDSPTAYYLLKQGTFASTAAAFGNPIQAQQKPAELWGKAIAAAEFSINEVVNGRVAAGPLLDAALAAAGEPSGEELAEGDGRLYGKPPCKFCDFSRLCGLKGDFS; from the coding sequence ATGATGAGAGTTGAATTCGGCTGGTTTCTAGACCGCGCGCCTTGGGCCTTCAGGGCGCCGGGACTCAATGCGGTGCGCGTAGGCCGGCTGGGCCTGACAGCCCTGCTCCAAACGAGGCTCGGCACCACCCGACCGGAAACGACCCATACCCTCCGGGTCAACCAGTACGCAGCCAGGCTGCGCGCACTCGATGCTCCCGGCGCCTGGTTCCACCGGTCCTTCGCGGTGGACCCGTGGGGCACAGCCCAAGACCTCCTGTACGCCCGCGACGAACTCGTCGCCAACGGCTGGGACGGCTCGCTGCCGGATGACGAAGTCTCCGACCTGGTGCACAGCCTGGCCGGGCTCGAGCAGGTCGGGTTGCCCCTCGCGCCCTCCCTGGCCGACGACGTCTCCGGACTGGTATCCGCGCTGGACTCGCCGCTTCCGCTCGGCATCTCCGTCATCGAACTTCAGCACCCAAGCGCCGCCCTGCCAGCCATTTGGCGGACGATTCTCGGCAAGTTGGCCGCCCGCGGCGTGCGGGTCCAAGAGCCTCATCCCCAGGCCGAGGAGGCGCCCATTATCACCGTCCTGGAGACGGAGACCGAATGGGAGGCCGCCGAGCACGCCGCGCGTTGGCTCGCCGCCGGGGAACGCAAGGAGACCACCGCCGTCGTCGCCTCCCGGTCGACAGCCGTCCTGGACCAGCATCTGTCCAGCCACGCGCTCCCCCGGCTCGGCATCAGCGAGAAGTCCGCCTGGCGGGCGCAGGACCAGATCGTCCCGCTGTTCATGGAAGTGATCTGGGGCCCGGTGAACGTGCAGCTTCTGGGCGAGTTCCTGTCCCTCCCGCTCTCCCCCGGGCCGGTCCGAGCCAAGGCCGCTCGGGCACTGCTGAAGGCCCTGGCCGAGGAGCCCGGAACCGGAGGCGCGGCCTGGGAGGACGCCCTGCGGTCCATCGCCGACGACGAAGAACTCGGGCCGGGCATGGCCACCGAGCTGGACGCACTGTTCTCTGGCCAGCTTCTCGTCGAGGATAACGGCGTCAGCGGTGCCGACATCGTGGAAAAAAGCAGGTGGCTGGCCGGACGGCTGGGCAGCCTGGCCGCGCGCGACGAATCATCGAAGACAACGTCCGCGCAGCTGCAGAGTCTGCTGACACTACTCGACGGCATGCCGCGTGTCTCCCGGCCCGACCTGCGGCGGATGATCTCCTCCGTTGTCACCGAGACCTCGAGCCCGTTTGCCGCCGCCGAGGCATCACCCTGGTTGCGGCTGAACCACCTGAACGAGCTGATGGACGACGTCGACGACGTCCTATGGTGGGGCTTCCAGTCGAGCTCACCGGCGCCGGGCCGGCGCTGGGAGGAACGGGACGTCGCCGCGCTCGCCCGGCTCGGCGTCGAACTTCCCTCGCCAGAAAGCCTCGCGGCGCTGCAAGTGGCCCAAACGGTCACCGCCGCCAGCCGCTGTAAGAACCTGCTCATCATCCAGACCACGCATCAGGACGGCGAACGCGTCGAGGGCAATCCGCTGCTCGAGGCCCTTGTCGCGGCGCAGCCGGTCCTGCCCGGGCCAGACGGCCGGCAGCCGGGCATCGCCGAGCTCGTCAAGCGTCGGAAGGTCACTCCCGGGGACGTGAACAACGGCGCCGACTGGGCTTTGGCGGGCCGTTCGGCCCGGTTGGTACCGGTACCGGCGCGCGAAGCCGCGGCCCCGCCGTTGTCCTTCGACATCGGACAGCGCCCGGACCTCAGGCCGGATTCACTGTCCTTCTCACAGCTAGGCAACCTGATCGGATGCACGCTCGCCTGGGTGCTGGACAGGAAAGTGAGGCTGCACGTTGCGGACGCGGGCAGCGTGCCCGGCGGCAACAAGATGATAGGCACCTTCATGCACAAGGTGGTCGAGGAGCTCCACCGGGACCTCCAAGCCGCGAACCAGTCGGTGCCCACTCCAGATCAGGTGGCCGCGAAGATCGACCAGCTGCTGCCCCAGCTGGCGTCAGAACTTCTGTTGCCTGGCCGGCGCAGCGGGCTAAAGCACCTGCACAGGGTCGTCGGTGCCTCGGTGCTGAAATTCTTTACAACGCTCAGCAAGGCCGGCATCGTCATCCAGTCCATGGAGCAGAAATTCGAGAAGGACTTGGCACTCATTGTGGACGGCGCCGAGGTGAGCATCCCCGTCACCGGGTCCGCCGACGTCGTCGGGATCGACGCCGACGGTCAGCGGGCGGTCATCGACCTCAAATGGCACAACCGGGACAAGTACCGGCTGGCCGAAGTGCGCGAGGGCAAGTCCCTCCAGCTGACCCTTTACCAGTGGGCGCTGAACGACGACGGCGACGAGGTGCCGGACTCACCGACGGCGTACTATCTGCTGAAACAGGGCACGTTCGCATCGACGGCCGCGGCCTTCGGCAACCCAATCCAGGCCCAGCAGAAGCCGGCGGAGCTGTGGGGCAAGGCCATCGCGGCGGCCGAATTCTCCATCAACGAGGTGGTCAACGGCCGCGTGGCCGCCGGACCGCTGCTGGACGCCGCCCTGGCTGCCGCCGGCGAACCTTCGGGCGAAGAACTGGCGGAGGGGGATGGCCGGCTGTACGGGAAGCCGCCCTGCAAATTTTGTGACTTCAGCAGGCTTTGCGGACTCAAGGGGGACTTTTCGTGA